The Vespula vulgaris chromosome 3, iyVesVulg1.1, whole genome shotgun sequence DNA window tttaaattttggtCCACGCGTCGAAACCATATTGTTATacacgtttaataaaaaatatcgttaaacAAATCGATAAAGCGTTAGCTTACTGTTCAACCATAACCTATTAACTTATTCGAGAAACAAATCAACAcgcatttttttcaattgcaAATGTAGATAATTcctaaaaatagaattcctacaaataattataataacaactAAGTTTTCAGCAACCGACAAAACGCGAATGCATATTCATATCTTCTAACACGGCAAAATGATTGTTGACGGAGAATTAAAAACTTTCACTAATCACAGTTATAATCTAACCTTGAGTGAAattcaaacaaaaatacaatatatttacacacacacatatatatatcttgcaATGACATTTACAAAACACATTAAGGTTGTTGTCCGTAGTAGCGTATGTGATTCCAGCGACAGgtatggacaaaatatgaactacaaacGTGATAGGGAAATACTGTCCTCACTATACGCCTATTCATCGGTATGTAAGCTTGTATAGGTTATACCTTCCAATGCGTAGTTTAACAATCAAGTTAGTGTctgatagaaatttttatatgtaataaaaataatagtgcATCTGACAGAAGGAAATCAAATTCCAGATTATACTTCTCTgaagataaattaattgaaaaacttcgttattatacaattttcgtAAGTGTTCGTAAACATACAAATAGCTAAAGCGTATTTAAGTTGCTGTTACTTAGATATTACTTgcgatgaaatatataatataaaatataatatataaaaattcgaaatgtacataatatattgtttaaataattacaaaatagtCGTAagtattcattatttaaacatatccgtatagaaagagagaattacgATATTTACtcggaatataaaaagaaaacttctaTAACTATCGGAAACAGTCAAGTGTACGTATGCTTGACATTAAATGTAGgcgaattaaaattattttatatttaacgtgTTACGAACTATGGAATTTCTAAGCaaatgtactattgtttaaatacaGATTTTGTTTTGAAATGAGATTTCGTTTTTGTTGATTGAGCGAACGCAACGCGACTCCAAGGTCAATATTTATCCGCGTACGAATATATTAAAGTTATTTCATATTCACGTGTTACaaggtatataatatttaaactaatatactattgtttaaatattagtttattgtACTCcggatatattatatattgtttaaataattataaaattatcgaaaattaataaagttgtTTAATCTTAAACGTTTGGAAAGAGCTTCGATGCTTACTCGTTGGAATGTAAAAGAAGACTGGGATGATAAATATCAAAGTCAGTCGAACGTtcgtttttgttgatattaaatGTTGTCAACGATGTGGAGATCTCAGTTTAattgtgtataaatattaaattgaaattattttatatttaacatatattacgagctatgtaatatttaaacgaatgtattatttattaaatattagtttattgtACTCCGTGTacattgtataattaattatgaaattatttcaaaattatatattatttctaagacTCTTCATAAAGGACTATCAATCGAAGGCTCATGAAAATGTTAAAGTGAACATGACAAatgaatcaatttttaatagatctgAAAATCTAAGTATCAGCTTACGCAACAAACAAGGAAACAATCGTCTATTTCGCGTATACAAAAAACATATCACTCTATTGTTTATATGAAAATCAGTAATGGGGATGAgagcttcttctcttttgccgTAAAGTTCAAGAGGCGCTacaatacaaaatttttttttcatgaaaaatgttgaaaacaTCGCCAACAGTGAATTCAGACGTAATTCGTGAACGTTTTTAACGAACAAGATTTCATCTTATAAATGAAGGTTTAAGCGAGTAGATGGcttttacgttcttttttttttttttttttttttttaaatacttttatgcataaattattgttgaaaaaatattttttacgtgacatttttcaaagaaaataaatgtttttcaaaaattcgagaaaagtCATGTCCTCGCTTAAACTTTTATCTTTACAATGAGAGCTTGTTTATCAAAATCGGTCAAGAATTATGCCTATTGTCATTATAGGCGTAAACTATTACAAAATAGTAGTGATGaacagaagaaaataaaaacataatatatgattataaagaCGAGTAAAAGACGAGTGTCTTTCCGTGTCGCCGTAGTTAGGTTCTTACCGACGGAGTATGtaagaaagtgagagaaggagaaagagagagagagagagagagggagagagagagagagagagagagagagagagagagaagatgaacgCGGATTGGTGTAGCGGAAAAGGAGGGCAAAGAGTGGGGGAAACATCCTGGCACTCTTTGCGCGCGTTTGTGAAACTTGTTAGTCGCGTCGTCGCGTAGTAGTGGTTCGTACTTATATGCGAAGTGAGGTTacattaaagaaagagaaagagggagagagagagagagagagagagagagagagagagagagagagagagagagagagagagagaaaacggtaaaagaaaagacgacgGGACTCGAAAACGTAACGCGACCAGAAGTTCGCTTTTGTTTCGCCGTGTGTaacgtatgcgtgtatatacgaCAAAATAGCTGATGTCacaaaaagagaggaaaaacgaAGGTGAATATAAGGTGTTTGATCTAATCAcattgaaaatatagaaagtgTTATCTATGAAACCACCCATCATTGGGTGGGATACTTCCgaagtattattttcaataaatttgtcGTCAATAGATCTGCGCCGGGCAAACAGGTAGTTGTTGCGAGAGTAGGACGCCGTTACTGAGTCCGTAACTTTCATCGTAGTTGACGacttagaaagaaaatctgtGTCATCgctattatcatcatcatcatcatcatcatcatcatcatatttattatcatcgacgttgaagaaagaaaaggaaaggaaaggaagtgTGCACGATTAACGgcgaagaggacgaagaagcgATTTTTGAATCGCGTTGCAGGTAAGAGTTTATGTTATTCGAACGTGTAGATCTATTTCAACCGTCCTCGTATGGCTACTAGCGGTGGGTAGGGTCACATACAAATGTATTTTCGTCTCTTGATTTTTCGTTTAGTCGTAACCTTTTTTTGATCTATTACGCACGACATAACTTTCCAATATTCGTTTGTACATTTTTAGTGACATGCGTTTAGAACATtgcgttctattttttttcctttctttttctttcctttttttttcttttcatcgttaGAAACGcatacttttccttttgtacTACATACGCGACGACAGTGGCCAttcttatcgaatttttcaaagtCGTCATTTCTACGTCGTCCATTAAAATAACcttcttttgattttattatacaattcgatacgatctttatcgatttaatatcgtttattcattgttatcataattatacttGTTTCAAAATTATGCGTgatgttaaaaaattcttgTGTGGCATGTTAAGATAACACGCTCGGGCTAATACTCACATTTTTTGAGATATGCGTGCAGGTATTTATACGCGAGCAAaagtattacaatattttacaataatattatgagCCTTAAATGGAGTCACAGTTTTAATCGAGGAATTTAACGATcaacaagatattttttttttattttcaaagttccttttcattattcttaatattacaattacatACGTTACAAAACGAGTATCCATGATTGGACGACGATTGATTGATCGAAGATCGTTAAGCGTATTCAAACGGTATATTTGATACATCATAGTATCATCCTTAACGCGCATGTctcatatcatatatatatatctgtccgTACATCTACATAAAAGAGTTACGTGTTACGGCAATCTTTCAATAATACGAGGCATAGATCGTACTCATCATTCCTTATTTTTGACTTATATGACTTCATACCATAAGgtaacattaaattatttcattttatatctcttttactAGACATGAACATTATAAAGTGAAAACGTAGTATTGGtaagaaaaaactaaataaaaagaaaaaagattcgacgacacttttattttcgattcgtAAAGATGTAAATATCAATCGGAGATTCTGATTGGTCGAAATTGGCGCTCAATATGTCGGTCGTAGGATTGgttagaaaacgaaaagaaaaatggccgACTTTAAAGggttctttttactttttttctttctctttctttttccatcttccattttatattttgtttctttgtgaTACATCTAATTAATGATTACTCAACTGTATCTCATCAGACGTGCTCCATTGTCGATCCTCTTCCCTTATCTCATCGACGCAACGCGTTCACGCCTTTTACGCCCGTACGATAGCACGTAATCGATCGGGGCGGTGTTTTCTCATATTCATCTCGTGTTCCTtcgtcgtcgatcgtcgtCAGAACCATCCTATCgaggtatgtatgtacatacttacttacgtCAAACCAAAGGACGAGACGAAATGTATCGATCTCGAAGAAGCTTTTTCCTTCTAATCTCTAATTCACATACCTATCGACCGACGAATCCGTCTCTACGTCGCGCTTTTTCTCAAACGCTCATCCATCGAAACGacaatcttcttttatttctttatttctttacttattttccttgtaaataaataaatacggtgtcttatttttttatatacgtatagacaGTGAAAATCGTATAACGTGATCATTTGAatggattattattaaattatattatagatatatatatatttttctttattctctcagTGAGTGCTACgcacaaatttatttttatactttttgtaatttatttatctttttctttgaatctTTAAATCGGTTAGATTTTGAAATGTGCGGAGGTGGACTCCTACGTGATGATCActcctatatatacatatatatctgttgCACTCCATTTAGCGCTTGGGACTTATTAGTGACGTAACGCGTTAATTCGTATCGTACTAAATAGTTTTTTAACGTCGGTGGTACAACGTTATTAGGATAATCACGTCGAACAATTCAcacgattttatttcatacataAATTGTGAACGTTACATCATTGACCTcattaaaatctttatttttttcattttcggtaatatgtaatattattgaaCCCCAATCCCTTTTCTATCTGATTCTTCTACGTATTATTGTTCGATcctaaacattttttttttagatattaaaaataaacagaaagaatGGATCAAGGATTTCCTGGTCAACATACAACAACAACCACCGTCACTACTACGACGACCACCATTCAACCTAATGTACGATTTGATCCATCTTATGTGAGAACATTACCGGGTATTCTCAAAATTGTTCAAGTGgtaaatatatagtattcCTATGTATGCATAGCACGAGCGAAATCTTTCCGCCCAAATTAACTGTTTCCTCTCTTTCAGATATTAAATCTCTTGGGATTCATATGCATCACTGTTTCGATTTATAGTAGCCACAGTCGAGGAGGATGGTTCAATACCGTGGCTATGGGTGGCTTTTGGTTCACCGGTGTTCTCcttgttctttatttattccatATTGTTGAGAAGTTCTCCAAAATTCCATGGTTAAAGATCGTAAGCtttctatttcattaatttttctttcgtgaaattccttgtatttttgttgagaaaaaaaaagaaagaaaaaattgttatcttTACTTTATCATTGTTTCATTATAATGACTCATATCAAAGCATTTAGGTTATCGACGCCTTTACGATTttactaaaataatatttcgtatgaAACGTGCCGTAACCaattatatctctttctctctctctctctctctctctctctctctctctctctctctcactctcccttctctttctttttctctttatctttctctctctctctctgtctctcttaaaGTGATCTCTCAAGTGAAAGCACGTTGGAAAGTTtagacaaattatttatagacgTACAAttataagagaataaaagaaatatatgttttatgctttatataaattaaatattgttttatataacaaattaaaaaaatgatattatgctattttacttttgataattcaAGAGGTCGatgatctctttcttcttatgtagataaaattaaaataacattttttagttttattttcatcatattaatatttcttcacAGGAATTCATATTCTGTTCGATTTGGACGGTGTTTTATCTTTTGGCTGCTTCTTTAGCAGCTGATTACGGCCGAGTTTCTGAATCTTTCGCCGTTGCAGCGGTGaggaaatttatatatatatatatatatatatatatatatatatatcaaatcattgaaaaaatcAACAGATTATTTCTACGttcctcattttctcttttctttcttatttacagTTCTTCGGTTTTTGTGCCATGGTAGTGTATGGTTATGACGCTTGGTTGAAGTTCAATGCAGCGAGAAGCGGAGCTTTGGCTCAGGGTCAACATATGCCAAAACAAGTTTCAACAGTTACCAGTCCCgcgtattaatttttataggtatatgttaatatatctGTAGTAGTTGATGACGAATGAAAAGCATGAAGTCATCGAAAGAGAGCATGAAGTCACGATTTTCAACACGAATCTCCTTGGACGATCTATAATATTGGATTGATCACTCGCGAATGATCATCATCGACGTAGAagatgtctttttttttctattttacacgATATTAGTATTAAGTTATAATAAGttatcattcatttatttaactcATTCGAATCTCCATTGTTGTGTCTGATGAAAAGATACGACGCGTTGTTCGATGCTGTATAGTCGAAGCGAGTATACAAGCACAAAGCTCTTTATTGTGTcgctttttttcgttctaagATGTCTGAGCTTCAAGCCTTTAATTCCTTGAAAGTTTTCAAGGacagtatataatatttaaatatctatttaaaaaattaatattaattctacAAATGGAATGATTTTAGTGTTCTTATCATATAGCCAAGACTAACTTTTATCCgtcttattaatatatttttttttctaccttcaGATTCCGCGCGCGTGTCGtacaaagaataattattattaaatacggCGACATCTGTGAACTTGCCGATGaccaaacttttttttaaagaaattcgCGCTTATTCACAAACCTGTGAGCGTAGGGAACACAAGTAATTAAGTTTAGCGATAATGTCGACCATCGATTGTTAATGTTTAGATGATATTTAATGTTGTTTATTTGAATCAGCAGAGTTGATCGTTGTTCGTTGTTTTTTAAAGCAATATctataaaatcgaatatttacGTACATCGTACAAACGAACACATATCCTTGTTTTTTATACTCATCGTATACGTAGACCTTTTTAAATATGTCCTCTTCATGCTATGGgcaatataaagtatatatgtatgtatacatatgctAGTTTCACCgcatatcgtaaaatattacgCTTATGAGATCAACCATAATTGAATGTTGCTTTACGATACGCCTTATCATATCAGCATCTTGATGAGTCATCGTTTAGACTTgtcaagaaaatattattttaaatacgcTTAGCGTTTTTGTAAAAAAGGCGTTGCCTTatagtaagtacttacgtaaaatattatgcgaatcatttataaaaaaacgttGACCAAATAAtcccaatatatatatatatatataatcgttacGAATAAATTAGTTAATTGTTTCACGTTACTCATACCGTGATTCATACGATCACGTTAAAATTGTGTGCGTAGAATGCGTTgtaaactatatttttattactttttattcgatcgactCGATACAGGTACatcatatgtataaatatatatacgtcgtaGATATATTAAACTAAATAACTAATTTATTAGCGATGTGAATGCGTGTATGACGGCGGAGCATAGAAGGTGTGGGGGGAAGGTATAAatcgacgaaaataaaatcaatcggATGAAAACACTTTTTGAAATCTAAAGGGGTAAACACGCATCCTTTGGCGTTTCTTTCCCTACCACAATTCGCTCTCTCCCTTTTCACGGATTTAATATGCTTCGATCGCAAGAGAggtttttataaaagtacatatatatatatatatgtatgtatatacgtatatatgtaatatatatatatatataaaaatacatagtGTTATTTCTAGAGTTATAACGTtggatttttaaagaaaagtcGAGAGTATAGTCTTTTACGAAAATCGATTAAGTAGTTAGagtctttctattttcataaGCGTTTGATTGAACGATACCGATTTCTATATCTCTCGAATAGTCTTTCGTAGACTTAAGCATATATGAAAATCTGGATCATCAGTTCCCGTACGTAGGTCGAGGACGACGTGCCTGTTTCTTACCCATATTAGAAAGATCAATGGTTTTGCCATCAGGTAGCACTAATTTGTTCTCTTGATAATCGACAAAGccattctcctcttcttcctccttttgtTCCTCGTCACACTTAATTCCAGTCTCGTAGGTGTATTCCCGTCTAACGCCATCCGGGTCGACGTATCCATATTTACCACGAGTTATGCAATCGGTGCCAATGATCTCTTCCTTGTAAGAACCGTCGTCGTTCTCGAAGCCCCAGGTGATTGAACCGTCGGCATTGTCGTTACGATATCGTCTTATTATCTGTGCCATTATgaaaatacaaagagaatgtaaagaaaatttaacgatCTAGAGTCAAGGTATATAAGTACCTGTTGAATCATTAACGAGGACTCACCTGTGCTACTGGCTTCTTTCCACGGGAATCATAAATCTGTGTAGGTTTAGACGGTTTAGGTGTTCCTCTTATCTGATCCCTAAATGGTGACTCCTCAACAATTGGTTGTTTTCTTGGTTTCGTTGGTTTTGGTGTTGTTCGATATTGGAAAGGAGGAGCTGGCGGTAATGCACCTCTACCACTTGGCACTGGAGATGCCGATTGATAAGGACGTCCTGGGCCAGACGATTGTGATATTGCCGATGGACCACTTGGTCTTTGTGAATCACTTGGACCTGTATTACCGGCcgatcttgaaatattttcatcgctaatttcttcctcatcctcatctGGTTCCAAGCTATGATCGTCCTGATGTTCATGATCACGAGATATCTCGTGTGAACGTTCTTCCTCTTCGCTATCCTCTTTCACTGGTTTTACCTGCTGAGGATAATTCGGTATTGATGCGATCGTTGGTAGGCCTGGTCTATTGAGTCTTGCAGCTGGGAAGGAACCTGTTGTTTGGCCATCGTCCGCTCCTGCTCTAGGTctgacgataaaaaagaattagaattaataatgatttcgtcctttattatttctttttttattaacataacTTATGGATCTATATGAggttgttaaaataaataaataaataaataaataaataaatatcgacaacttctgtacatttatttatatcgattatatatacatatatataatattctgttATAGATTAATTTAACTAGCATATATGGTACCTGAACGTAATTGGACGACGTATTCGTTGATTTGCAAAAACTGATTGCGAAGGTGCACTCGGTCGTGCTATCGGTAACCTCTGATATCGTGCAGATCGAATAGCTGTCGGTAGAAATTGTCCTCTTTGTGGGCTACCACCAGCTCCTCCATCCGTAAACTGTGTCGAAGCGAGTCCAACGACGCACGCCAACAACTAGatgagaattaaaaaaacaaatacacaATTCGTGttagcttttctttttattttttttcccatttctctctctctctctctctctctctctctctctctctctctttctctttctctctttttttcttcagaaaatatttccaGCTTCGAGCAGCTAGAATTCATTTCAGGTTAATCTAGTTTGCAGGTATGCGGTGGCTATAGCTCAGCACTGCACGCAgcatcaaaagaaaaaaa harbors:
- the LOC127062514 gene encoding CKLF-like MARVEL transmembrane domain-containing protein 4 gives rise to the protein MDQGFPGQHTTTTTVTTTTTTIQPNVRFDPSYVRTLPGILKIVQVILNLLGFICITVSIYSSHSRGGWFNTVAMGGFWFTGVLLVLYLFHIVEKFSKIPWLKIEFIFCSIWTVFYLLAASLAADYGRVSESFAVAAFFGFCAMVVYGYDAWLKFNAARSGALAQGQHMPKQVSTVTSPAY
- the LOC127062510 gene encoding LOW QUALITY PROTEIN: uncharacterized protein LOC127062510 (The sequence of the model RefSeq protein was modified relative to this genomic sequence to represent the inferred CDS: deleted 1 base in 1 codon); amino-acid sequence: MESWPTLAYRRNLKGDISIRTRRRGVVRGSVKHKRTGTTPSVPTIAKQDTTMRVAVILLACVVGLASTQFTDGGAGGSPQRGQFLPTAIRSARYQRLPIARPSAPSQSVFANQRIRRPITFRPRAGADDGQTTGSFPAARLNRPGLPTIASIPNYPQQVKPVKEDSEEEERSHEISRDHEHQDDHSLEPDEDEEEISDENISRSAGNTGPSDSQRPSGPSAISQSSGPGRPYQSASPVPSGRGALPPAPPFQYRTTPKPTKPRKQPIVEESPFRDQIRGTPKPSKPTQIYDSRGKKPVAQIIRRYRNDNADGSITWGFENDDGSYKEEIIGTDCITRGKYGYVDPDGVRREYTYETGIKCDEEQKEEEEENGFVDYQENKLVLPDGKTIDLSNMGKKQARRPRPTYGN